The Lepeophtheirus salmonis chromosome 1, UVic_Lsal_1.4, whole genome shotgun sequence genome has a segment encoding these proteins:
- the LOC121131766 gene encoding uncharacterized protein, giving the protein MNPLIILLTICALSSSEDESSYTHSPNVSSTTPKSKFGLAWLFSSNKNSKKNLIREKQEEEKELIDKRALDTNLYITASRGKMRVLSHKSYESGDLKKENLFCNFDDSIEQVEAREGEDVELTCRLQNLHYEIDLNKLKMEWNWIESSGCNESAANVSYGDKIVQVKPKCMIITDFPFDDLQTSSKNISCSADIVLFQVTVNNTGKYRCTASIGFSGTQNIYNHLYGEVYVRVSRRNNYSIHKVVSIIIVTTVLVVSFMLLFKKILKFKLPWEGKNENYAAEWPVTVPARRIASSGSLGRRLSGPIILEEEEEEEDERDSLEEVEVIVSEDAPIKSSLKRPKLDSIGGLEFNF; this is encoded by the exons ATGAATCCTctaatcattttattaacaatatgtGCTCTGAGCTCCTCAGAGGATGAATCCTCTTATACGCATTCTCCCAATGTCTCATCCACGACTCCAAAGAGTAAGTTTGGTCTTGCCTGGCTCTTCAGCTCCAATAAAAATAGCAAGAAGAATTTAATTCGAGAAAagcaagaagaagaaaaagaattgATTGATAAACG GGCTCTAGATACGAATCTTTACATAACTGCTTCCCGTGGGAAAATGCGTGTTCTCTCTCATAAATCATATGAAAGTGGTgatttaaagaaggaaaatcttttttgcaaCTTTGATGACTCCATTGAGCAAGTTGAGGCTCGTGAGGGAGAGGATGTTGAGCTGACTTGCCGATTACAAAATCTTCACTATGAAATTGATCTGAACAAGCTCAAAATGGAATGGAATTGGATTGAGAGCTCTGGATGCAACGAATCCGCTGCGAATGTCTCCTATGGGGACAAAATCGTTCAAGTCAAGCCAAAATGTATGATCATTACGGATTTTCCCTTTGATGACCTTCAGACAAG ttcaaaaaatatatcctgcTCAGCGGATATTGTACTATTTCAAGTGACGGTAAATAATACGGGAAAGTATCGATGTACGGCCTCTATTGGCTTCTCTGGGACTCAGAATATCTACAATCATCTCTACGGAGAAGTGTATGTACGAGTATCTCGTCGAAATAACTATTCTATTCATAAAGTTGTGTCTATTATAATTGTCACCACAGTCCTTGTGGTTTCATTTatgcttctttttaaaaagatccTTAAGTTCAAATTACCTTGGGAGGGTAAAAATGAAAACTATGCTGCAGAGTGGCCTGTTACAGTTCCAGCAAGACGTATTGCCTCCTCAGGCTCACTTGGCAGAAGACTTAGTGGACCCATTATtctagaagaagaagaagaagaagaggatgagAGAGATAGTCTAGAGGAGGTTGAAGTAATTGTATCTGAAGATGCACCTATTAAAAGCTCTCTAAAGAGACCGAAATTAGACTCTATTGGTGgattagaatttaatttttag